One Rosa chinensis cultivar Old Blush chromosome 5, RchiOBHm-V2, whole genome shotgun sequence genomic region harbors:
- the LOC112167620 gene encoding protein NUCLEAR FUSION DEFECTIVE 4 — MSSSSNAFQWLSLVAIIWLQSINGTNTTFPAYSSQLKNTLSLSQLQINNLVFASDAGKLFGWFSGIAAIYLPLWRVLMIGSLLGLIGYGVQFLFVTDKISSPAYWQIFLLTMVAGNSVCWINTVCYVVSIRNFPFHQQVAVGLTTSYQGLSAKIYTDIVSTAFPSSPHKRAQAYLLLNSLLPLLVCVVVAPLVRNIDVGTGEPRNMAVGFNLMFVITIATGIYAVITSLGSMIGLDRMIGTGVFLLIPLVIPIVVKIREKISRRWSLDRENRVYNVSIDDQNGLESIESGVVKQEEEEEHSTVQVHDEVGEVQVNHGIGVREEIGVKLMVQRIDFWLYFLVYFFSATIGLVFLNTLGQIAESRGSSKTSSLVSLSSSFGFFGRLMPSLLDYFFSRSEYMISRPAFLMALAAPMAGVFFLLLNPANVSLIISTAIIGVCTGAITSIAVSITTELFGTKKFSINHNVVVANISVGSFLFGYSSALLYRKEGDEDGSCLGMACYRSTFIIWGSLCTLGTVLALTLYARTRKFYSKRS; from the exons ATGTCTTcctcatcaaatgctttccAATGGTTAAGCCTAGTGGCCATCATATGGCTTCAGTCCATAAATGGAACAAACACCACCTTCCCTGCTTACTCATCCCAACTCAAGAACACTCTATCCTTGTCCCAACTACAAATCAACAATCTCGTCTTTGCCTCCGACGCAGGGAAGCTCTTTGGTTGGTTTTCCGGCATTGCTGCTATTTACCTTCCCCTTTGGCGAGTCCTCATGATCGGCTCACTTCTCGGGTTGATTGGCTACGGCGTCCAATTTCTATTCGTAACAGACAAAATCTCATCTCCAGCATATTGGCAAATATTCTTGCTCACCATGGTGGCCGGAAATAGCGTCTGTTGGATCAACACCGTTTGCTATGTTGTTAGTATTCGAAACTTTCCGTTTCACCAACAGGTTGCTGTGGGACTAACAACAAGTTATCAAGGATTGAGTGCAAAAATCTACACAGATATTGTTAGTACTGCTTTTCCTTCTTCACCTCATAAAAGAGCACAGGCCTATCTTCTTCTAAACTCTCTCCTGCCTTTACTAGTCTGTGTTGTAGTGGCACCATTGGTGAGAAACATTGATGTGGGAACAGGGGAGCCGAGAAACATGGCAGTGGGGTTCAATTTGATGTTTGTGATAACCATTGCCACCGGAATCTATGCCGTCATCACCAGTTTAGGATCAATGATCGGCTTAGACAGAATGATAGGTACCGGAGTGTTCCTACTGATCCCCTTGGTAATCCCAATTGTAGTAAAAATCAGAGAAAAAATATCAAGAAGATGGAGCCTAGACAGAGAGAACAGAGTGTACAATGTCAGCATAGATGATCAGAATGGCCTTGAGAGCATAGAAAGTGGTGTAGTTaaacaggaagaagaagaggaacataGTACAGTGCAGGTTCATGATGAGGTTGGTGAGGTACAGGTTAATCATGGGATTGGTGTTAGAGAGGAGATTGGAGTGAAGTTGATGGTGCAAAGGATAGATTTCTGGTTATATTTCCTAGTGTATTTTTTCAGTGCAACAATTGGGCTTGTGTTCTTGAACACCTTGGGACAGATAGCGGAGTCAAGAGGCTCATCTAAGACTTCTTCTCTGGtttctttatcttcttccttCGGGTTCTTTGGCCGTCTCATGCCTTCACTTCTGGACTATTTCTTCTCAAG AAGCGAGTATATGATTTCAAGGCCTGCATTCCTAATGGCATTAGCAGCACCAATGgcaggagttttttttttgcttctcaaCCCAGCTAACGTCTCTCTTATCATCAGTACAGCCATTATAGGAGTGTGCACTGGAGCAATTACTTCTATTGCAGTGTCCATAACCACAGAACTATTCGGGACCAAGAAATTCTCAATAAATCACAATGTGGTGGTTGCGAATATCTCAGTTGGGTCGTTTCTTTTTGGCTACTCATCTGCTCTTCTTTATCGCAAGGAAGGAGATGAAGATGGTAGCTGCTTGGGAATGGCTTGTTACAGAAGCACCTTCATTATCTGGGGTAGTCTGTGTACGTTAGGGACTGTCCTAGCTTTAACGCTGTATGCAAGAACAAGAAAGTTCTACTCCAAAAGATCATAG